In Esox lucius isolate fEsoLuc1 chromosome 22, fEsoLuc1.pri, whole genome shotgun sequence, the genomic window AGCCAGTATACAAGGCTACACTGTAATTTGAGCTGCCAACTTGTTGTCCTCTTTCAATATTAGGATCGATGCCGGATcatgatgtttttttgtattaaactTTGCCTTAAACCACATACTTCCCaagtgatggcaatttcatctctgctcttggACTTCTGCACGACATTCCAGCTGAACTGGCCAAAACACTGGAGTGATCTTCACACTCCCAGAAACATGGTATTTTTACAGTTTGTGGCATGTTAAAGTTTACTATCATGTGTTGAGAttctaatatattttgttcatttattgAAGCCCCCCCTGTTGTGAGCATATTaggcatactgtatatttaagtgCTCAGAGACTGGTTCAATCCAATGCCCTTTCCCCcccatgtattattacattAGCATTGACCGATTGTTTAAAACGTTTCATTTtttagaataaaaataatatccATAATTCTTTGGATTAATAAACAGCTTTCCAGTTagcattttttcatttcaaaacatattAAGGTGCTCTCATAACAATACTCACGTTAGTTAAATAATCAAAAATCGAGAGAGCTATTCTATCCACTTCAGATTATTGTTCAATTTGTCACAGATTGTCACACACACCGTCATAGTTTGGGATGCTCAACGCCACCTCTGCTTGAGTGGTGGAGCAGCAAGCGGTCGGGAGGCTGAGCGCTGCCTTCCATTGCTAAAGATGTGAAAATGGCGGAGTTACAAATGCTTTTGGAAGAGGAGATTCCAGCTGGACGTAGTGCATTATTAGATAGTTTCACCAATTTGGAAAGAGTTGCCGAGTATTGCGAAAGCAACTATGTTCAGGTAATTGTcattttataacattttcaattaagtATTTTACCTCGCCACTGACGGTGGACTAAGTGATGGTTTCGAGTTATGCTGATGAGTTACAGCTCATCGACTGCAAGGCAAGGGTGCTCCTGCTAGCCCTTACAAGCTATATGCTACCGAGCTAGTTAGCGGCTTCATTCTGACCGTAACTAGCTAACTTCTAATGTGAAAACAACGGTTTCTTTTCTAGAACAGTCAtacatatataatgtatttaacatttaaatgtcattttaaCTAGCTTTCATGATGTCATTACTTAATTCGCTGCTTCCATTTAAAATTATGCCAGTTTGATAGTTAGTTAACGTTAGCTGACAATGTTAACTAAGCGAACTAGCTATTTAAGCTATCACGAATTACCTTGCGAGATCAAGCTGGCTGGTTTCATGATTGACTGTATCGTGATGTGTACATTTCAGTTATGTAAGAAGaataagtaattcatttgatATGTCTAAAAATAATTCTCAAACCAAAAATTAACAGAATAAGCAACAAACAAACGAGGTGTTATTATTAACGGGTTAGCTAGCGTAGCTAATTCTAGTTAGCTTCGGTTTTTGGCTAACGTTGTTAGCTGCACTGTTAGAGCAGCCATTGCTGTCATTCTCCACTGATAGCTAGCCTATCTAGGGCTTTGGTCGGAATTTTCATGTCATCATTAACCATAGCTAGATGTCAACATGGTAGGGAAGAATATGGCTATATCCATGTACCTGTAATTAAAGTGTTCCTTCCAACGCAGCCAGAACTAGCAAATGTTACAGTCTGGTTTTCtacaaaaacaattaacagCTGCCCACAGATTAATGACATCCTCTGTCAACAATGCACAAGCTAGGACCACTGGAATGGGGGAAATGCTTGCCTTACAGACTTACTATAATCTGTATAGTAATATATAGCTGGGCTAAATTCATTGTCATGTCATTGGAGTCCGTTGTTTGAGGTGTAAAGAtgtttgaaattcaacactactgttgtttgctccttggggtttaaggccgggtgttttgtaaaagcactttgtgacatctgctgatgtaaaaagggcttttataaatacatttgattgattgattgacaatgCCAAACGTGTTTGGCTGGTTATCATTCTTATTGCTTTCCTGGCTTAGTTTTTTCTTAGCTGGGTAAACTTAACTTCCTGATGTAAGACTATATGACAGGGATCTTATACTATAGCTAGGATATTCTCTCCATTAGGCTGGTCTGGTTTAACACCCCAGCCACTGTAATCTCCATGTCTgcattgcttgctctttgtggGTTTTAGGCAAGGGTATCTGTGTAGCGCTTCATGACAgttgctgatgtaaaaacagTTGGATTAAAATCTGTTTGGTCTTACCAACTAATATATTGTACTCAGGCCGTGTTGTCAATAGTCCTTCATGGTCATAGCTCTAAATGCACTACTGTGCTGTTGTGTTTGGCAAATAATGACCGCCATTAAAGATGGATGTTGTCACAAATCAGTCTATGACATCTCTTGAATTCTTCCGCCCTGCTATGATCATGGTTCCTGTTATGCTGTGCGCACCTACAAACACACcctcaatgtatttatttaggcTAATCTGAGATGGCATCAATAAAATAGTCATCTGCGCATCCCTGTAGGCCTAGTCTATGATTTTGGGTCATTGCTCATTTGGGGTGATAGAATTGAAGTCAGTTTGGTCTGCATTAGTGGGTCTGTTTGTACGTAGTTCTTCTGTTCTGGAGTTTGAGTCATTGGTATAACCTGTTCTACAGTGAGAGAATTTCGGGTTGGTTATAAATCAGAATGGTGATTTTTGTCTTTAGAAGGCTACAGGTGTGGGAGGTGGTGGACTCCTGTCATCACCAGTGCAAAACTGCACCTTTTGATTATTTCAGTATAACCGGTTCGTCTTCATTTCTGAGTATGGATGTCACCCAAAGTGGTGCTCTTGACTCACAAGTCATGTGGGTGTATTTGACTGGTGACTGAGCTCGCCCAGTTTGCATTCAAAATGAATGGTTATGATGACTAATCAACTGCCTGTTGTATTGGGGCCAGGGAAGAAGAGTAGATGGTTACCTTTTAGGTAATGTAATGTATCAGCAAATGCCCGACAATGGAAGAAGGCAGGGTCCAATAGGAAGGAAAAGTTAATGTCCAGGAAACTGTTTCTCTCTGCAAACAGTTTGCCTTGCGTAGCATCCTTCAACACCTGCAACTTCGTATTCACTACATCATAGCAATGCTTTCCTTTTAAAGCTGCTGTCTTCTGTTGCTTTGTTATTGCTTCTCTGTTAGGAATGTCAGTCTGTTTATCTTCGATCTGACCGGCTATCGCCAACGATACATTTTATGGCTGGCCCTGACGATAACTAAGATAATGTAAAAACCAAGAgttttaatataaaatgaaCTAAATGCACAGATTGTCTGTTGCTTTAAAATTAAACTGGAGTCAGATAGAAAAACCCGAACCTTCCCTGATTCTGCCGTTACGGTCCTGAATGTCCTCACATATGGCCTGTGATTAGCGTCACTAATGCTATAAATGACAAAGTATTTTAATGCGTTCAAGACAGTCATTTTATGGTAAATGTCACTGATGTTGAGCTGCTAATATtataaacattgaaaaaataCCATGGCACTTCTCTGGAGTCCAGAACTATCAGAAAAATCCAGCCTGTTTGTGTGCAACAGAGGTCTAAGGAGCAGATGGAAAGATCAGCACTCTGCCACTTCAAAGGGAGCTGCCCAGAGGGCTGCTTTCTCCACCAATATTGTTAGAGATTGCTCAGAATCTGTAACGTCTTTATTACTAGACCCCTTGATGTTAAAGTTCATGCAATTCATAGCCGGAATGGAAAGGTTCCAGGAAATCGATTGGCCTATAAGTTCGCCGGCAGAGTAGTAGATTGCTTAACTTTTTTTGTGTCTATGATGCGGAGCCctaatcttgtttttttttatcaggccAAACCAGagggaaccccccccccccccccccccccattcgtTTTATTGGTTAATTGTCACCAGTATGGATATGCACATCTGAGTTTGACAATCAGTGCTGGTTCCAGTAGACAAAAGGAACTCTGCACTAATTTACTTTGAACTAGCAACTTTTCCAATGCTTGCCCCATCCACTGTCACcaacctccatctctctctctgtctcagtcaccAGACAAGCACAGAGCCTTGGAGGAGACGAAGAACTACACCACCCAGTCTCTGGCCAGCGTAGCCTACCTGATCAACACCTTGGCTAACAATGTCCTTCAGATGCTGGACATCCAGGCCTCCCAGCTCCGCCGCATGGAGTCCTCCATCAACCACATCTCACAGGTACGGCCGGGACTCGCAAAGTACGCAAACACACgcccacacaaacatacatacacacacacccacacgccgTGCCCGAAGCAGGCCGACTGTAATTCCTCCCCCTTTGTGCGTCCTCAGACAGTGGACATCCATAAAGAAAAAGTGGCAAGGCGGGAGATTGGCATCCTGACCACCAATAAGAACACTTCCCGCACGCACAAGATCATCGCTCCGGCCAATCCCGAGAGGCCGGTGCGCTACATCCGGAAGCCCATTGACTACAGTCTGCTGGACGACATGGGTCACGGGGTGAAGGTGAGGGCCGCTGGCTTACCAACCAACGTCCGGTTACCTTgctgcacattttgtttttggattGCTGTGCCGCCCATTTTATTTCGAAATGCTTATGAGCCTATTGGAAGTGGTTTGGTCTGAAGGCAGGGCTGTGTCTTATATAGTCAGTCGCATCAGGACtgcgtgtttttttttgtttgcctgGCATTTCTCGGACTGTCGGCCTGCAACGTTTCTGCTTCGCGTGTTTCTGCATGAGCGTTTTCTTCGCGTTTTCTCCTTGTCGGTCACTAATCCTCTCTcctgtttccttctctctcttttttgcCTCGCTTATTTACCGTTAAAATGACCGTAGTGGTTGCTGAGGTTTAAGGTAAGAATGTCTACAGGAATGTCCGACATTGAATGCAGTTGGTCTGGCCAGGTTTCTGTGAGGCAGCTTGTTGACTGATATTCTCCTGAGGTTGTGGTTGTCGTTCTGTAACCCGTCTCCCTGTCTCGTAGGCCAGCGCTCAGAACATGAAGGTGGGTACTGGAGGCCTGGCCCGGACCAACCCACCCACACAGAAGCCGCCCAGCCCACCCATGTCAGGGAAGGGAACCATTGGGTATGTCGACGTGGCGAGTCCCCCCAGCCCCTGTcggctggagtgtgtgtgtgtgtgtgtgtgtgtgtgtgtgcgcgcgcgtcttTGAGGAAACCACAGTCCTCTGCTACCCCCATACCCACTGCTCCGGCAACATACGTAACTGATTTCATTTAGCTACACGGTTCATTCTTACTCATTTCAAATGGGGGAAAACCAGGCCTTAACAGTCTCTTCCATAACAACAACCAGACTGGGAGCGAATGACCCATCTAGAAATCTCTCCGCCATTTCAGTCCTACGATTAATTTCAGTTTGTGACAAAGCAAGATGTATTTTCAACAGCTTTGAGTTGCTGGACGCCAGTTAAACATTGTAACGAGTGGTTCCCGCTAGATTCTGcagccacagtgtctccacTGCGTTGCAGAGAATTGGGATACAGGGATGTATGGAAAACCAGATCAATTCCGAAATCACTGACATTCCAGTTGGGGGTTTCATTTGATATTGTGCCCTTCTACTGTCAGGTATGTTCTGTGTAAGAACTTTCCTCTGTGGCACTTTATATAGTGTTTGATAATAGATAAGAAGGTACACATCTTATTtcctcactgtgtgtttgtgtggccaTTCCAGGGAGGAGGTGTCTTTGAAATGATCCCTCTGACAGCAATTACTTTTGGGCCAATGTTGACGTTGCTCTGTGTCGTGTCCATGTCTGTCTGAAGACCTGTCCATAACAGTCATAACATTGTGTTGTATGTCTCCCCTGAAGTACTGGTTGTTTTTGTGTCCTTCAatcatgcccccccccaccccctcctgaAAGAGAGTTGTTGGTTGCCCATGACCGACTGCCCTAGTCCCGTCCCTGGTGTAGGGGAggcatctctttctctgtggtCTTTTGGTTTTTTACGCCTCTTTCTGTGTGGTGTgacttctccccctccctcaacCCAATTCTAGGCTGTTCATGTTCTCCATGCCAACAACGCTCAGAGTGCCGTCCCAAAACAACAGCAGACTATCTCCACAGCTGGCTGTCCGTATTCACCGAGGCACATCAGTAGACTTCACTTTCTCCTCTGTCGCTGATGGACTCTGAGAACGAAAGCAGCAGCTGGGGACGACACTGATTTAACGCCTTTTTCCCACCTTCACCTCATATTGAGATCGCACTGCttctcttttcatttttttatttattttggttcctatttttgtcctctttctctctccccccctaccccccccccccccctcctttcaACACTGGACGTTAAACTCCTCTCAAACCCCTCCCCTCGCAGGCGCCACTCCCCCTATAGGACGCTTGAGCCGGTGCGTCCTCCCGTTGTCCCTAACGACTACGTCTCGAGCCCGACGCGTCATGGCAACATGGCGCCCCCACTACAGAGCCCTGCACACACTGCGTCTGTTAATCAGAGGACCCGCACGTACAggtaccccccccacccccccgcatGTTCCCAGCACACGGCTAGCTAAAAACACGCGAAGAACACGCTCCAGGTGTGTTTCAGTTAACATCCATGTAATGCGGACATGTGTTGCAGCAGCTTGTAGAAACTGCCAGCAAACCGTCCGACAGGATTTGTGAAAACACCGATCTAGTGTAAAAACTGGTTTGGGAAGGCCGTAGTACATGAGGCCCCAGGAAAGTCAAAGGTGTAAGACAGGTTGCTCCTCAAAGGGTACCCTTGTTCACAAGGAATGTATCATTACCTGCTTTGTAGCAGCGGAGGGAATTTGCCTCAGATGAGAGCAGGTGGTTGTGGGTTTGACTGAGGCTCCTGCCTGCCAGTGACTGGGGCCATATGTAGGACTGCCATCTGCGGCTACCAGAGAATTGAATCCTTAACTcagtcagcccccccccccccccccccccccaccccgctcACTTTCCTTCTAATCGCACTCTTAGTTACCTCTGAAATTGAAACTAACGTTTAAATCGACTGTTCTTGTAGCACTACCTATCTCTCTATGCGTTGGTCCTTTCATCCCTCTGCATCTGTCCTTCCAGTCTCTCATGCGATCCCTGTCTCAAGTGTCCCCTGGTGTTTATCCTCGTCTTGATTTATCTTGGACGCCCCCAGCTTTGTTCACGCCTCTGTCTTTGTCACGTCACTTATCAGCCCACTGCTTAACATCACATTTAATTTGGGATGTTTTGTTCTTGCCTTCATGTTATCACTGGACATGTCACCTCAGAGCAGGGCTGTTCATATGAAAccgtgggtgggtggatgtgtgggtgggtggatgtgtgggtgtgtgtgtgtgtgtgtgtgtgggggggtggggccAGGATGTGAAGCCAGGCGAGACCCTGGTTTGGTTGATCGCAATAAATCCATCTAATATCAACGGGTCTCTAAAGGCCGGTTccagacacagattaaacctCGTTGAGGACAGAACGGACACACGAGAACAGATCCCTTGTTGGTCCAGGactagtgtgtgtctgggggcCCTGGCCCAGTGAGTAGCGtgacatgacccccccccccccccggggctAACTGCTAGGCGTGGTTGTGGTCCTCAGCAGTGGAAGCAGTGGAGGCAGTCATCCCAGCAGCAGTCGGAGCAGCAGCAGGGAGAATAGCGGCAGCGGCTCAGTGGGCGTGCCTATCGCCGTGCCGACGCCAGCTCCACCCACAACGGCCTTCCCAGGTAAGCCCCCCAACCAATTCTGCGCCCCATCTGGTACTGGTCTGAAGAGCGATGCTGGCACTGCATTAAACTCTCTCCTTTCCCTTTGGTGGTATCTGAGCACCTGTCTCTCCTGTGTCCCGGTACTGTCTCCCGTATCTCTCTCAcgtgtctctctccctcgctctcctgtgtctctctccctccctccctccctccctccctccgtctgcTCTTTGTATTTTTATCTGTGTGTTTCCTGCTGCTCACCTCCACTGCCCGCTGATGGTGCAGGTACCGCCTCCACTAACCCCACCAAGACACCTCCCGCGGCTATCACCACTACTCCCGCTCCTCCTGAGCGTCTCCCTGGCCTCGGTCCAGCCAccaaccccacccccaacccccccaccgaGGGCCCgcctgccccccctcccccaccccagcTCCCCGTCGCCGTCACAACCGCTTTCAGCACTCCCGCACAAGGTGAGTCCCCGACCCTCGCCCCCATCGTCACCTCCATCCTCCCCAGTCCATTGCCACCCGCCGTGTTGCTAGGCCCCATGTATTTGTGTAGCGGCAGGCTTGTCAGCCCGGTgccgccaccccccccccaccaccaccatcatcaaccTGCCACTCAatccttccctccttccttctTGGTGTCAGGTCTTTCCCCGTCACCTTTTGGTTAACTGCTCTCCGCCTGGCATGACGTCCGTACACCTGCCGCATGACCCAGATTGGTCTCGTGTTCTGACCGAGACAGGGACGTGATTGATTAGTGCAGTGTTGTCATACACCCAACGCTCTCTGGGGCCCTCTTCTGTCCGTTCTCCAGGGGCCCCTCAGTTCTTCAGCATGAACCGACCAATCCAACCACAGAACCCTCCCGCGGTGGGTGGGTCTCTGCCTTACCGCCGGCCTGCGTCAGTGATGGGCCAACCCAATCCCGCCTTGCCTCAGAACCAAACCCAGGTCAACGGTGGCCCCAACTTCAACCAGGTCCCAGGTATTGCCTTCAGTTCCCAGAACACCCTAGATTGAAGTCCTACCAAATGAACTTTGGTACTCTGGTTTGTGGAGAGGCGGTACAAGCTGACAAGGGCCTTTGTAGTCCTCGTTGAGGCGAGTTGTATATGTTCCCAGGAGCCTGTTCTCACACTGAGTACTGTAATGTAAACTTCACTTGATTTCTGTGGACAGGGGAAGCTGTGGGAGGGCGTGAAACTTCTAGATGTTTCTTCAGCTGTCTGCCTCTGATTTAGCCCCTGGGTCACTGATGTTGCCATTTCTGTCATGTTCTAATTCTGCCatcttccttttcttcttcaTCTCCATTCATTTCCTGTTTACAATCTTACTCCTGAACTCCTCTTCTCCGTCCCATGTCGGGGTTCTCCTCCACTCTGGCCCTGTGGTGTGTGACTTGTCAGGCCCGCTTGTGGGCCCCCCTCCCCCGTCCATGCAGATCACTCCTCAGCTCCCCCTGATGGGCTTTGTGGCTCGGGTGCAGGAGACTAGTAAGTGGCTTTCAGCAGCTCTGCCCTGTTGTCTTTTTCAATGGCTCCTTCCGCCACTTATGGACGTGTGCATGTGACCTTGTGTTCGTTAGAATTTGCATGCTTCTTCGCTCGTGACGTGGGTAAGTGCTTCTGGTCAATACTGACCAATTTTCCGAGCAAAACTGTCCATCAACTTCGATTTGCCTTTCAGATAAACCTCTTGTCATCTGGGCACAGTAAAATTCTCTCCTTCCCAGAATTCTGTGTCCCTTCTAGACGCTCAGCATGGGTTCCTAAACAGCCCACCCCCCCCGACCCACATTACATGCATGGAAATGCCAAAGtgtcagtcaaccagccagtAGAACTTACATACTGTTGGTTTATAACTGCGTGTCCCCCCGCTTCCAGTCTCAGATGTGCCCCCTCCGCCGCCCCCCATGGAAGAGGCTGTGTTTGAGGAGCCtaccccaccccctccacctccagAAGACtatgaagatgaggaggaggaggaagaggaagaagagtcgGCCGTGGTGGAGTACAGCGATCCCTATGCAGAGGAGGACCCACCGTGGGCCCCACGTACCTACATGGAGAAAGGTAGAGGGACTCTTCTGAGCTAACTATTTGAGAAAGGTAGAGGGACTCTTCTGAGCTAACTCCTGGAGAAAGGTAGAGGGTCTCTTCTGGGCTAACTCTTTGAGAAAGGTAGAGGGTCTCTTCTGGGCTAACTCTTTGAGAAAGGTAGAGGGTCTCTTCTGTGCTAACTTCTGAAGAAAAATAGAGGGACTCTTCTGAACTAACTCTTGGAGAACGGTAGAGGGTCTCTTCTGGGCTAACTCTTTGAGAAAGGTAGAGGGACTCTTCTGAGCTAACTCCTGGAGAAAGGCAGAGGGACTCTTCTGAGCTAACTCCTGGAGAAAGGCAGAGGGACTCTTCTGAGCTAACTCCTGGAGAAAGGTAGAGGGACTCTTCTGAGCTAACTCCTGGAGAAAGGTAGAGGGTCTCTTCTGGGCTAACTCTTGGAGAACGGTAGAGGGTCTCTTCTGGGCTAACTCTTTGAGAAAGGTAGAGGGTCTCTTCTGAGCTAACTCCTGGAGAGTGGTAGAGGGACAGTTCTGAGCTAACTCCTGGAGAGTGGTAGAGGGACTTGCGTTATCTAAGCTAACTCGTGCCCTATCCACTTCCTGTTTTCTCCATTTCCAGTGTTCGGTTTCATTAATTccatcagtctgtctctgtcatggGCTCTCTCACACGGTCACGTTTTCTTCCCCCTCACCCTGCCCTAACGCCCGGCTCCCTTTGGCTGGCGGTCAGTGGTGGCAATCTACGACTACGCGGCGGACAAGGAGGACGAGCTGTCCTTCTACGAGGGCGCCATCATCTACGTCATCAAGAAGAACGACGACGGCTGGTACGAGGGCGTGATGAGCGGCACGACCGGCCTCTTCCCCGGGAACTACGTGGAGTCCATCATGCACTACGCAGACTGAcggaggaggatggaggaggacgGAGGTACCGGGAGGTCAAAGACTTTGTCAGACAGAGCATGATCACATTGTGGAGGTCACAGAAGAATAGAGGACGAGCGTTCAAGCGAAGTACAATGCAAGGATCCTCAGCCACTCCTATCAGATGaagtacattttacaatggTCACTTACAGGTATTCCCTGTGTTTTTGAACGGCGTGAGGCTGtatgatgtttttcttttgtgtatttattattaGGGCTTGATTTTGTCTTTACTATTAATAAGAGAGGCCACGATGATTGTTGTgcttaatttctttatttttgtaattatttgcccatattttaaatcattttatttatttggaccTTGTATAATATAGGAAGGGATGGAATGCCGGGCCGGGCTGCAGATTGAGGATAGGTGGATATCTATACTCTCAGCCAAAGAGGTTAGATGAGATGAGAATGCTATAAACAAtagtctctccatctgtctcggCCCTGACGCACTCGGAGGTCCTTCTAGACCCGCAGATTTCTTCATTTAAAACCGGAAGGAGCTCTTATTGGTTAGTGCAATGTAGAGAGGTGCTGCTGCGCTTGAACTTTCTGCTGTGTCACATTTGGTGACAGTGGAGTGACGAGTGCCAAGCCTTACAGTCACTGACAGGAGAAgcacatacagtatgtctgcATCTGACAAAATAGACTACAAAAAGCTCAGTCTTAGTGGTAAGACTGAGGTAAATAGTCCTtacaacagatttttttttcttctttttttttgctcacATGAAAGACGATTTTGGAactgttttacagatttttggTTCTGTCCCCAGGCTGGTTGGGGTATCTTAGATCATGCTTGTTCACAACTTCACTTGCCCCCTTTTATTGGTGCTAAGTTCGCTAGCATTTAGTTGGTTCtacagtttaattttaaattaagTGGTCTATGGCCAAACTGTAGATTGCCCACTCGCACAAAAGTTGAAGAAATACTTGGACGATGTCTGTTTGGCCCTAAAGAACAGGGGACAGGAAACTTGCACAATTGCTGAGATTCTTAAGTCTTTAGTTACTGACCCTCCTCTTTACCCTGTTACCAAGACAATGAAAACCCATGTCTCTGCAGAGAATGAGAAATTGACCTGTGGTCTTGGCAGAAAAAGAAGACCATGTCTGCGCTGCAGACAGATATATATACTCTGGTCAATCAACTGCAGTGTTAATTTGTGTTAAGTAGATCAATATGCTGAAtgctttattattttctttcaaaggGTCCAACTTTCGCTAGCTGAGTCAGactgcatgtaaaaaaaaaaaactatttttcttttttctgctatattattaattattcctgTCTTAATATTTTAGATATGGTGTGGTTATTGGTTTGGTTTTGAATATTCACCCATATTAACATTGTTGACAGGTGGGGTTTCAAGATAGGACGAGGTAAAGGGAAGATTGTGCCATAttgaagtgcgtgtgtgtgtgtgcgtgtaggtGTTTTAAAAGgtatttcttccatttgcaataAAAATGGCTGGAGTGGGAACAGGTTCAGAAAATTTGCATATTGGAGGTGTTCGGG contains:
- the abi2b gene encoding abl interactor 2b isoform X7 gives rise to the protein MAELQMLLEEEIPAGRSALLDSFTNLERVAEYCESNYVQSPDKHRALEETKNYTTQSLASVAYLINTLANNVLQMLDIQASQLRRMESSINHISQTVDIHKEKVARREIGILTTNKNTSRTHKIIAPANPERPVRYIRKPIDYSLLDDMGHGVKWLLRFKASAQNMKVGTGGLARTNPPTQKPPSPPMSGKGTIGGSSGGSHPSSSRSSSRENSGSGSVGVPIAVPTPAPPTTAFPGTASTNPTKTPPAAITTTPAPPERLPGLGPATNPTPNPPTEGPPAPPPPPQLPVAVTTAFSTPAQGAPQFFSMNRPIQPQNPPAVGGSLPYRRPASVMGQPNPALPQNQTQVNGGPNFNQVPGPLVGPPPPSMQITPQLPLMGFVARVQETISDVPPPPPPMEEAVFEEPTPPPPPPEDYEDEEEEEEEEESAVVEYSDPYAEEDPPWAPRTYMEKVVAIYDYAADKEDELSFYEGAIIYVIKKNDDGWYEGVMSGTTGLFPGNYVESIMHYAD
- the abi2b gene encoding abl interactor 2b isoform X15, with protein sequence MAELQMLLEEEIPAGRSALLDSFTNLERVAEYCESNYVQSPDKHRALEETKNYTTQSLASVAYLINTLANNVLQMLDIQASQLRRMESSINHISQTVDIHKEKVARREIGILTTNKNTSRTHKIIAPANPERPVRYIRKPIDYSLLDDMGHGVKASAQNMKVGTGGLARTNPPTQKPPSPPMSGKGTIGSGSSGGSHPSSSRSSSRENSGSGSVGVPIAVPTPAPPTTAFPGAPQFFSMNRPIQPQNPPAVGGSLPYRRPASVMGQPNPALPQNQTQVNGGPNFNQVPGPLVGPPPPSMQITPQLPLMGFVARVQETISDVPPPPPPMEEAVFEEPTPPPPPPEDYEDEEEEEEEEESAVVEYSDPYAEEDPPWAPRTYMEKVVAIYDYAADKEDELSFYEGAIIYVIKKNDDGWYEGVMSGTTGLFPGNYVESIMHYAD
- the abi2b gene encoding abl interactor 2b isoform X6; this encodes MAELQMLLEEEIPAGRSALLDSFTNLERVAEYCESNYVQSPDKHRALEETKNYTTQSLASVAYLINTLANNVLQMLDIQASQLRRMESSINHISQTVDIHKEKVARREIGILTTNKNTSRTHKIIAPANPERPVRYIRKPIDYSLLDDMGHGVKWLLRFKASAQNMKVGTGGLARTNPPTQKPPSPPMSGKGTIGSGSSGGSHPSSSRSSSRENSGSGSVGVPIAVPTPAPPTTAFPGTASTNPTKTPPAAITTTPAPPERLPGLGPATNPTPNPPTEGPPAPPPPPQLPVAVTTAFSTPAQGAPQFFSMNRPIQPQNPPAVGGSLPYRRPASVMGQPNPALPQNQTQVNGGPNFNQVPGPLVGPPPPSMQITPQLPLMGFVARVQETISDVPPPPPPMEEAVFEEPTPPPPPPEDYEDEEEEEEEEESAVVEYSDPYAEEDPPWAPRTYMEKVVAIYDYAADKEDELSFYEGAIIYVIKKNDDGWYEGVMSGTTGLFPGNYVESIMHYAD
- the abi2b gene encoding abl interactor 2b isoform X12; the encoded protein is MAELQMLLEEEIPAGRSALLDSFTNLERVAEYCESNYVQSPDKHRALEETKNYTTQSLASVAYLINTLANNVLQMLDIQASQLRRMESSINHISQTVDIHKEKVARREIGILTTNKNTSRTHKIIAPANPERPVRYIRKPIDYSLLDDMGHGVKWLLRFKASAQNMKVGTGGLARTNPPTQKPPSPPMSGKGTIGRHSPYRTLEPVRPPVVPNDYVSSPTRHGNMAPPLQSPAHTASVNQRTRTYSSGSSGGSHPSSSRSSSRENSGSGSVGVPIAVPTPAPPTTAFPGAPQFFSMNRPIQPQNPPAVGGSLPYRRPASVMGQPNPALPQNQTQVNGGPNFNQVPVSDVPPPPPPMEEAVFEEPTPPPPPPEDYEDEEEEEEEEESAVVEYSDPYAEEDPPWAPRTYMEKVVAIYDYAADKEDELSFYEGAIIYVIKKNDDGWYEGVMSGTTGLFPGNYVESIMHYAD
- the abi2b gene encoding abl interactor 2b isoform X17, with protein sequence MAELQMLLEEEIPAGRSALLDSFTNLERVAEYCESNYVQSPDKHRALEETKNYTTQSLASVAYLINTLANNVLQMLDIQASQLRRMESSINHISQTVDIHKEKVARREIGILTTNKNTSRTHKIIAPANPERPVRYIRKPIDYSLLDDMGHGVKWLLRFKASAQNMKVGTGGLARTNPPTQKPPSPPMSGKGTIGRHSPYRTLEPVRPPVVPNDYVSSPTRHGNMAPPLQSPAHTASVNQRTRTYSGSSGGSHPSSSRSSSRENSGSGSVGVPIAVPTPAPPTTAFPVSDVPPPPPPMEEAVFEEPTPPPPPPEDYEDEEEEEEEEESAVVEYSDPYAEEDPPWAPRTYMEKVVAIYDYAADKEDELSFYEGAIIYVIKKNDDGWYEGVMSGTTGLFPGNYVESIMHYAD
- the abi2b gene encoding abl interactor 2b isoform X3, which gives rise to MAELQMLLEEEIPAGRSALLDSFTNLERVAEYCESNYVQSPDKHRALEETKNYTTQSLASVAYLINTLANNVLQMLDIQASQLRRMESSINHISQTVDIHKEKVARREIGILTTNKNTSRTHKIIAPANPERPVRYIRKPIDYSLLDDMGHGVKASAQNMKVGTGGLARTNPPTQKPPSPPMSGKGTIGRHSPYRTLEPVRPPVVPNDYVSSPTRHGNMAPPLQSPAHTASVNQRTRTYSSGSSGGSHPSSSRSSSRENSGSGSVGVPIAVPTPAPPTTAFPGTASTNPTKTPPAAITTTPAPPERLPGLGPATNPTPNPPTEGPPAPPPPPQLPVAVTTAFSTPAQGAPQFFSMNRPIQPQNPPAVGGSLPYRRPASVMGQPNPALPQNQTQVNGGPNFNQVPGPLVGPPPPSMQITPQLPLMGFVARVQETISDVPPPPPPMEEAVFEEPTPPPPPPEDYEDEEEEEEEEESAVVEYSDPYAEEDPPWAPRTYMEKVVAIYDYAADKEDELSFYEGAIIYVIKKNDDGWYEGVMSGTTGLFPGNYVESIMHYAD